A genomic stretch from Oreochromis niloticus isolate F11D_XX linkage group LG11, O_niloticus_UMD_NMBU, whole genome shotgun sequence includes:
- the LOC102075554 gene encoding urokinase plasminogen activator surface receptor, translating into MQILVLILGIVLLPKACALICFGCIPGLSGRCTQTTNYCPFSTLCGSIRVTSYAYGSKVADIKMKTCAVAEQCVGGSINFGVAQTRITSNCCTSELCNFQDAPEGSISSPNGKKCFQCDGIDCTKTLKCNGNEDHCISTAVTVEGKKVTVKGCASKLICSKTQSAQISAIIGEEINCCQGDLCNSARMTTTSQPSRTTADTTTTTSQPSSTTAGTTAVGLLLFVTPLISLVLFS; encoded by the exons ATGCAGATCCTTGTGCTGATCCTTGGCATCGTGCTGCTCCCTAAAG CCTGCGCATTGATATGTTTTGGCTGCATACCTGGACTCTCTGGAAGGTGCACTCAGACAACAAATTATTGTCCTTTCAGTACTCTGTGTGGTTCAATCAGAGTGACTTCATATGCAT ATGGTTCAAAAGTGGctgatattaaaatgaaaacGTGTGCTGTGGCTGAACAATGCGTTGGGGGCTCAATCAACTTTGGTGTTGCCCAAACTCGAATTACCAGCAATTGTTGCACCTCTGAACTTTGCAACTTTCAAGATGCCCCTG AGGGCAGCATCTCCTCTCCAAATGGGAAAAAGTGCTTCCAATGTGATGGAATTGATTGCACAAAAACTCTAAAATGCAATGGAAATGAGGACCACTGTATCTCAACAGCAG TGACTGTAGAAGGGAAGAAGGTGACTGTAAAGGGCTGCGCCTCCAAGCTGATTTGCTCAAAGACGCAATCTGCACAGATCTCAGCAATTATTGGAGAAGAAATCAACTGCTGCCAGGGTGACCTTTGCAACAGTGCCAGgatgacaacaacatcacaGCCCAGCAGGACAACTGctgacacaacaacaacaacatcacagcCCAGCAGTACAACTGCTGGGACTACAGCTGTTGGCCTTCTGCTTTTTGTGACACCGCTGATCTCTTTGGTCTTGTTCTCTTAG